Proteins encoded by one window of Kineosporia corallincola:
- a CDS encoding heme-degrading domain-containing protein, with protein MANDDLTAMIEELEDQERRLRLPGFDNDDAWQIGIILVETAASRRAPVTVDLRRNGQQLFHYALPGTNADNDAWIARKAAVVDRFGFSSLLVGRQALASGVTFEERFRLDPDRYAAHGGSFPVHVHGVGVIGTITVSGLPEVEDHMMVVAGLEQYLDDLAKN; from the coding sequence ATGGCGAACGACGACCTGACAGCGATGATCGAGGAGCTGGAAGACCAGGAGCGGCGACTGCGGCTGCCCGGTTTCGACAACGACGACGCCTGGCAGATCGGGATCATCCTGGTCGAGACGGCGGCCTCCCGTCGTGCCCCGGTGACTGTCGACCTGCGCCGTAACGGCCAGCAGCTGTTCCACTACGCCCTGCCCGGAACCAATGCCGACAACGATGCCTGGATCGCCCGGAAGGCAGCGGTGGTGGACCGTTTCGGGTTCTCGTCGCTGCTCGTCGGGCGCCAGGCGCTGGCCTCCGGCGTGACCTTCGAGGAGCGCTTCCGGCTCGACCCCGACCGCTACGCCGCGCACGGCGGCTCGTTCCCGGTGCACGTGCACGGGGTCGGCGTGATCGGCACGATCACGGTGTCCGGCCTGCCCGAGGTGGAGGACCACATGATGGTGGTGGCCGGCCTGGAGCAGTACCTCGACGACCTGGCCAAGAACTAG
- a CDS encoding heat shock protein transcriptional repressor HspR, producing the protein MTNKADAHGINIEFNVDPDAPIFVISVAAQLAGMHPQTLRQYDRLGLVTPGRSAGRGRRYSPRDVASLREVQRLSQEEGVNLAGIKRILELEYENRALRGQLDAVMEELRIAQARLRSGGRVFAAEPGGDIVAVQPGRRPRRPVTSTALVVWRPSR; encoded by the coding sequence ATGACGAACAAGGCCGACGCACACGGGATCAACATCGAGTTCAACGTCGATCCGGACGCGCCCATCTTCGTCATCTCGGTCGCCGCCCAGCTGGCCGGGATGCACCCGCAGACCCTCCGGCAGTACGACCGGCTCGGCCTGGTGACCCCGGGCCGGTCGGCAGGCCGGGGCCGCCGGTACTCGCCGCGCGACGTCGCGTCGCTGCGCGAGGTGCAGCGCCTCTCCCAGGAGGAGGGCGTGAACCTGGCCGGGATCAAGCGGATCCTCGAGCTGGAGTACGAGAACCGGGCCCTGCGGGGGCAGCTCGACGCGGTGATGGAAGAACTGCGGATCGCCCAGGCCCGGTTGCGCAGCGGTGGGCGGGTGTTCGCGGCCGAGCCCGGCGGCGACATCGTCGCGGTGCAGCCCGGCCGGCGGCCCCGGCGGCCTGTCACCTCGACGGCGCTGGTCGTCTGGCGGCCCAGCCGGTAA